In Kazachstania africana CBS 2517 chromosome 11, complete genome, the DNA window TCGAAAGAGAATCTCtgtaattttgaagattatttcaattttactaaaataataataataataataataaaagaattaccctttttcaatatattcattatcttaaaaataaatgctAGTgctatttattttttcaatatctctactatatttttttctttctgcATATAGATCTTATATACTAATTCTAATGACAATACTAATTTCACTATAACAGCTCATCCtaaaatttccaattcttgACTATTCCGTCCATCAATTCATCATAgtatatcaaatattaccCGCCCGAGCAGggtttttttttccagtaTTTTCCAAGGCcttagaaaaaaaaagaagccATAAAGTAATTTATAGTTGGAATAATCCTATTTTATTAAAACAGACTAATTACAACCACTCCAGACATAGTTATGACGCCGATAAAGAGAATATTACTGGATAGTACtcattttattgaaattcgTAATTCAATTCGGTCTCGTTCGGTAGCATGGGTTGCGCTGGCAAGATCTTCAGAAATTAGTGAGATTGATGCATCTattgcaaaaaaattggaaactATACtaatcaagaaaaaaagggctaatgatgaagattatAGAAtggaattggaaaatttagaCGTTACTGATGAAATTATGACTTCGTTGATTCATTTATTGGCAAATTGTGAAAATTTCGACGTTTTAAAATCTgtacaaaatttattagCTGAATTATTATCTTGTGAATATGGGACTGTGGCATATAAGACGATAAACTATTTTCAGAGAAATCCAGATCAACTTGTAGAACTCTTCAACCTTACATTCAATGACGACAATAGCGAGAAACTATTCGATATTCAAATGGTTCTcatatcatcattcaatgTGGTATCTTTACTAATCCAGAATGACTTGAGGAACGATGATTTAGTtaagaaattgttgaacAATGAAAATTGCCTAAATATTCTACAAAATGTAGAAAGAATGGATACTTGCTACATTACCATTAGATTGTTACAAGAATTATCAATTATCAATAGTTATAAGACTATTATTTGGGAAAATGAGTCGAAGATATTACCTActattttccaaattattaaaagaTCTATCAGAAGCAGTCCTGGGAATACCAGCAATATGAGAAATGAGCCTAACACTGACAGTAGTGTTATGATCAATACcaattccaataatttgGGGATACAATTACAATATTActctttattatttgtgTGGCTATTgactttcaataataagaTAGCCAGTGAAATAATTAAGagatatttgaatgaatttttaaatcttttgaagataattaAAGTAACAATAAAGGAAAAGATATCTAGAATCTCGGTGTCGATTGTATTACAATGCTGTGAACCACAAATTAGAGgttcaaaagaatttattaagaatttgattttacTAGGTAATGGAATTACCACGTTAGATAatcttattgaaagaaaatattcagatgaagaattgaaagatgatttaatcaagttgaaagaaattcttGATAATGAATACAGGGAACTAACATCGtttgatgaatatattgCAGAATTAGATTCGAAATTGATCGTTTGGTCTCCACCACATATTGATAGTGATTTTTGgatcaataatattgataaatttaaagaacataattggaaattatttgaaaaattaattaatcttttatcagaatttaaagatttgaattctGGTACTAAGAATGATAACGTCATTATACAAATTTTACTGAATGATATTACACATGTGATTGACTTGCTACCAGAGGAAAGTATTGCcgttttgaataaattgaacGGTAAAGTCATCATCATGGAATTATTGAACCATAACGATTCAAGAATCAAGTTCGAAGCATTGAAAGCCACACAAGCTATGATTGGatacaaattcaaatgaagcGTGTGTGTGTATGTCATATAAATGAAACGGTatatagaaagaaaagaactATGGAAATAAGCGTATTTTTAAGAACAATTCTTAGTTGAGTTTCCTTCTTGCGACAGTGACGCAATAATGTTATCTAAGTGCTGAAGAATTCTTGCTGACGTACTCAGACCACTCAGATCTCCCCAACCCCGCTGAAGTTATTCAAAGACTGTAGTAGCCAATACTGAAGAGGGGGGGGGGGAGGGCTGTGACCACATCGACTATTTACTGCCTCGTGACCTTTTATTAATTGCCACGGAACGGAAATCATTATGCGATCTTCAACGGAGTTTGCCgattgaaagaaaaagcagAAGTTCCATTCATTATCCGCCGGCGCCCCTCTGTGGCGTTGCGggtgaaaaagaaagatagAAGTGGAAAATTCAGAGAAAACTGATAAGACG includes these proteins:
- the VMA13 gene encoding H(+)-transporting V1 sector ATPase subunit H (similar to Saccharomyces cerevisiae VMA13 (YPR036W); ancestral locus Anc_7.450), which gives rise to MTPIKRILLDSTHFIEIRNSIRSRSVAWVALARSSEISEIDASIAKKLETILIKKKRANDEDYRMELENLDVTDEIMTSLIHLLANCENFDVLKSVQNLLAELLSCEYGTVAYKTINYFQRNPDQLVELFNLTFNDDNSEKLFDIQMVLISSFNVVSLLIQNDLRNDDLVKKLLNNENCLNILQNVERMDTCYITIRLLQELSIINSYKTIIWENESKILPTIFQIIKRSIRSSPGNTSNMRNEPNTDSSVMINTNSNNLGIQLQYYSLLFVWLLTFNNKIASEIIKRYLNEFLNLLKIIKVTIKEKISRISVSIVLQCCEPQIRGSKEFIKNLILLGNGITTLDNLIERKYSDEELKDDLIKLKEILDNEYRELTSFDEYIAELDSKLIVWSPPHIDSDFWINNIDKFKEHNWKLFEKLINLLSEFKDLNSGTKNDNVIIQILLNDITHVIDLLPEESIAVLNKLNGKVIIMELLNHNDSRIKFEALKATQAMIGYKFK